GCAAATTGGTGACACAACAAATATATTGATTCATGAGCAGCAaacactttttttttgagagcaGCAAACACTTATGGGTCAATTTCATTATAGAACAGAAAGTGTATCAACTAACCATTCAGTCTCTTCCCGCCTCTTGACAAATTCATCGGCGACCTATTCAATTATAAAATTATACATGAGTGTTAGGGAATGGCAGTAATAACAAATAAACATATTAGCATCTTTCTTTTCTTTAGGCATTGAAGAATTTAAGAATGGTAGGTGACTAAAAGTGTCAGTATTGCCGAGAAGCATCACAGTCCTACCATTGCTCTCAGTTCATCAGCTAGTTTTCTCTGAAGATCTTCATTAGGTATGGGTCTCCCTGACCTAATGCACGCACCATGTACCACGGAGCGGAACAAACATCTTCCATCTCCAGGAATACCTGGGGATCCATGTAAATCAGTCACAAATGAGGTCAACACCCATTCTTCTATTGTAACTATGAAGTGTAAAGAGCAATACATGATTCATGaagtagtttttttttaaaaaaaaaagtgagcaTTTCTCACCAGTGACAGAATAATCTGTGTAGACTTTCTTCCCATGAGTTGAACTGGTAGATGATGATGAGGTTTCAGCATTGTCTTTGATTCTAATGACTGGAACCTCAGCACATGCTAATCCAGTAACCGAAAAACCAAAGCAAAGACCACCGGCTGCACCCCCTATCTTGTGGTGCATGTTTTTCCAGTTCCAGCCTATCCTCGATTTTTCATGTGAAGGAATGTCAAGCTTCACACTTAGGCTACCCTCTCTGGTTGATAGTCCACAACGGAACTGCTGGCCCATTAAGCTGACAAAGTACTTTATACTTTGTGACTGAGAAGACTTTACATTCTTGCTAAGGGAAAAATCAACTAAACCCGACTTCGGATGGTACAGGCTTGACTGTGAGTGCGGGCACTTCCATGAGGCCATACTCTGCGTGAATCCTCCTCGTAACTGGTTAGGATGGGAATGCGTGCTTGATCGCCGCAGACAGAGCGCAGGTGAGTAGAGCCGCATTGAGCTCAAGTAGTATCAGCTGCATAGTTATGGAGAAATGGCGTGTCAGCAATAGCACAGCACATTATGGACATATTAGCTAGCCTTGAAACAGAGAACATTCTCCAAAATCAAATACCTAGTCCATCTGACCACAAACTGTTCAAGCAGCAGCACACACGCAGACCGTTGGCAACagcaatatatataataatatagcGTCTTGAATTGTGAACTTATTTGCAAGACCGCAGGATATCGGTGTTACCAAGACGACGGCAGCAGCAAGGTTGTGTGGACATGGACTACATGATTCGCTAGAGAATTGTTACTAGTTACCTTCTTATATGACGGTTGCCTACTAAACAATGCAACATCTGTGTAGTGTTATTCTTTACTTGCCCTCAGCCTGGGGTAGTTAACTGACGCAATTTTGAGAATAAACATGGGGAGCAAGGGAAGCTACAGATTGCCGAAAGAAGTGTCAGCATTCAGTCATTCAGATAACATCACATTCTCGGGGTAAACCCTTTACACAGGGGGACGCGCGCAGGCTGAACCGCTTCGATGGCATCGAATCCGCAGCGCGAATCCATCGCTTCACAAACGCGACAAGCTAATGAACAAGACACATTACAGTAGAATTGCTATCGACGAACATTGCGCAAAACCTCCGCGCTTTCATAACAGGGCGAGCCCAACCCCGATGAGCAATACCTGCGAATTGGACGAACCCCAGGAAGAGAGACTCCGAACGCCGCAGGAGGCTGAGAATGGGGCCGGGAACGCCCGCGCTGCAAGATTAGATGAAATCCTCCGCCTTCCTTgtgtggtgggaagagtggcaGCCGGGTGAAAGGTGGAGTGCTTGCGGGCGGCGCGGCAAGACGAGGCAAGCGGGATTTTGCTTGGAGCCGGAGCAATGGCGGCAGGGTGCGGTGTGGTGGGAACGAGATGGCGATGGAATTACAGCGAGGGAGGGAAGGGAGAAGATCGAGGAAGGTTTCTGCTTCGGCTCTGGTGGGAGGAAGCGGAAAGCTCAAGTTCCAGAGGATTCGCCAACCTGctaccgagagagagagagagagagagagagagagagagcaggaaCGGACAAGCGGGGCCGAGCCATAGTACGATCTACATGGGCCGCGCTTGTGTGAGCCTTGCTGGGCTATCCTGGCCCTTTACGTTCCTACGAATTTCTCATGCAGATGCTTGGGCGGCTGGGCCTAATTTTGCTAGTGTTTTCTTAATCAAGGCATAGCCATGCTTTGCAAATGAGTAGTAATAACGGAGTGATTTTGGTTGATTCTGATGGGGTAGGTGGGTAAAAAACAGGTGAGAATCCAACCTGGAGTGATTCAGTGGGGATTGAGTACAGAGTAGTGAGAGCGGATTTTCTGTAAGCAAAATCGTGGCAGCCAAGAAAAATTCCGTTTTCTGTAAATGAATGCAACCAGACCAATtaaaggagaggagaggagtggTTGGAGGTCAGTTTGGGAGGTTGGTGAAGATTAGCAGGGTCTAAAATAAtttagagcatcttcaagggctttgcaaacaaactttgcattgccctatttgcaaaaaaagagtagaaaatacccctccaatggttttgcaaataaggtttgcaatttggttaaccttgcaaatagaggttgaggctttgcatatatgcaaaccttcCCACCACTTTGCATCTACAATTTCGGCCTTCCACGTCGGACTCCGTCCCCCCCACCCCGCGCGATTTCTCTACGCCCGTCCGCCCTCCTTGCCgcgcgcgcccgccctccctccaGCTGCCGCGCGTGGCCGCCATCCGCGAACTGACGcgaacgacgacggcgacgaacgACGAACTGGCCTGGGCGGCGAATGGCACGCACGACGTATGTCAAAATGGCGCGAAGGAAAAAAACGCGCGGACGCGATCggtgaaaaaaaaatcagggGTGGGGTCCACACTTTAGGTTTGCTAAGTCTAAATACAAAATCTCTTGGAGTTggactatttttagactttgcaaatgagtttgggactttgcaaacaacaacaaatgcaaaattcatttgcaaagttccttgaagatgctcttagcTCATGAGTTGACGCAGTTTAGCATTAGGTCTAGGGAGTCTCAGTGTTCTTTTTGCTTGTTTTCTAGAGTGGGTTTTCTCAGTCTTGTCTCTTGTAAGGATGGTATACTTGAGTTTTAATAAGgctctgtttagttccccacccaaaattttttcgtccatcacatcgaatctttggacacatgcatggaacattaaatgtacataaaaaataaactaattatacagtttaattgaaaaacgtgagacgaatcttttaagcctagttactccatgattagccttaagtgctacaataactcacatgtgctaatgatagattaattatgcttaataaatttatcttgtagtttcctgatgagctatgtaatttgtttttttattagtttctaaaaacccctcccgacgtccttccgacacatccgatgtgacacccaaaaaattttcatctccaatctaaacaggacctaattaataaagttttcttttcaaaaaaaaaataaacgagcGGAGGTACACAGTTACACAGTCCGATGTATGGGCCTGGCCCGTGCAAGTCCTGCAGGGCTGTTGTAGCCCGTGTGACACGTAAAGCAGCAGATAGTTGGGCCTAGTAACCATTTCCAGCCGATGTTCATCACGTTGATGATAGCACGGGCCTGATTCGATGGTTTGGCTGGATCAGCTTTCAGGCTTCGTGTTGGCCACGCACCGCTCGTCCAGTACATTGATAAGATAAGAGATGGATTTAATTTGGAGTTCCATTTCATTTGTCGAGACGTTCAGGTTCAGCAGCACTCCAGTTCTAGAGAGGTAGCTAGACCATCAAAGAAACGCTTCATGTGGCCGCATCATCAGACCCTAAAGAAACGCGTTCCAAAGCTACGAGCAAATTTGCCACCAAAAGAAAGGAAGGAAGGAAAGAAGCTACGAGTAAATGGCGGGCTCAAATCTAGCACCTCGTCTTGCAGCTTTAGCAAAGGAGATGCTCCGGTGTCCGGTCCCTCCTGCATGCGTCCCAGTTGAGCTCCCAGCATCTCATCTACCGCCAGGCTCAATATTGCCGTATTGCGCCAGGCTACGCATCTGCGCATCAACACACGCATGGCTGCCTTTGTCTGATTTATTGGAGAAGAAAGGTACtg
This window of the Sorghum bicolor cultivar BTx623 chromosome 7, Sorghum_bicolor_NCBIv3, whole genome shotgun sequence genome carries:
- the LOC8055183 gene encoding OTU domain-containing protein At3g57810 isoform X1 encodes the protein MRLYSPALCLRRSSTHSHPNQLRGGFTQSMASWKCPHSQSSLYHPKSGLVDFSLSKNVKSSQSQSIKYFVSLMGQQFRCGLSTREGSLSVKLDIPSHEKSRIGWNWKNMHHKIGGAAGGLCFGFSVTGLACAEVPVIRIKDNAETSSSSTSSTHGKKVYTDYSVTGIPGDGRCLFRSVVHGACIRSGRPIPNEDLQRKLADELRAMVADEFVKRREETEWFVEGDFDTYVSHIREPHVWGGEPELFMASHVLQMPITVYMRDEDAGGLIAIAEYGQQYGKEDPIQVLYHGFGHYDALQIPAKAVLQNGVV
- the LOC8055183 gene encoding OTU domain-containing protein At3g57810 isoform X2, whose product is MRLYSPALCLRRSSTHSHPNQLRGGFTQSMASWKCPHSQSSLYHPKSGLVDFSLSKNVKSSQSQSIKYFVSLMGQQFRCGLSTREGSLSVKLDIPSHEKSRIGWNWKNMHHKIGGAAGGLCFGFSVTGLACAEVPVIRIKDNAETSSSSTSSTHGKKVYTDYSVTGIPGDGRCLFRSVVHGACIRSGRPIPNEDLQRKLADELRAMVADEFVKRREETEWFVEGDFDTYVSHIREPHVWGGEPELFMASHVLQMPITVYMRDEDAGGLIAIAEYGQQYGKEDPIQVLYHGFGHYDALQIPAKVGSKRKL